A genomic region of SAR202 cluster bacterium contains the following coding sequences:
- the proC gene encoding pyrroline-5-carboxylate reductase: MKLAFIGGGAMAEAIIKGALSASMAKPEEITVGEVVEERCRYLANQYRILATPSNAKAVRSADLVILAVKPQSLNDVAADLKPSLKPNHTVLSILAGTRMAALTKGLGHNGVIRVMPNTPAQIGAGMSVWMTSPGVDEKVAKEAQAILKTLGEEIRVHNEKYIDMATALSASGPAFIFLFIESLIDSGVLIGLPRPMARTLALQTVLGSARLVKETGKHPAELTDMVTSPGGTTVAGLLALEDASFKAAVLNAVQAAYQKSIALGEN, translated from the coding sequence ATGAAACTCGCGTTTATAGGCGGCGGCGCCATGGCTGAGGCCATCATCAAAGGCGCACTCTCGGCCTCTATGGCCAAGCCCGAAGAGATAACCGTCGGTGAGGTTGTCGAAGAGCGATGCCGCTACCTAGCCAACCAGTACCGAATCCTTGCCACACCCAGCAACGCCAAAGCCGTCCGCAGCGCGGACCTGGTCATCCTCGCTGTCAAACCCCAGAGCCTCAATGACGTCGCCGCGGACCTCAAGCCCTCCCTCAAGCCCAACCACACCGTCCTCTCCATCCTGGCGGGCACAAGAATGGCCGCCCTCACCAAAGGCCTCGGCCACAACGGCGTCATCCGAGTTATGCCCAACACCCCCGCCCAAATCGGCGCCGGCATGAGCGTCTGGATGACCTCCCCTGGCGTCGATGAAAAGGTCGCCAAAGAGGCCCAGGCCATCCTCAAGACCCTCGGCGAGGAGATCCGCGTCCATAACGAGAAGTACATCGACATGGCCACCGCCCTCAGCGCCAGCGGCCCAGCCTTCATCTTTCTCTTCATCGAATCCCTCATCGATTCCGGCGTCCTCATCGGCCTGCCCCGGCCCATGGCCCGCACCCTGGCCCTTCAGACCGTCCTAGGCAGCGCGCGGCTGGTCAAAGAGACCGGCAAGCACCCGGCGGAGCTGACGGATATGGTCACATCGCCCGGCGGCACCACCGTGGCGGGCCTCCTGGCCCTGGAGGACGCCAGCTTCAAGGCCGCCGTCCTCAACGCCGTTCAGGCCGCCTATCAAAAATCCATTGCTTTAGGGGAGAACTAG
- a CDS encoding adenosylcobalamin-dependent ribonucleoside-diphosphate reductase, translating to MTTLQLTKNAEIVLKTRYLIGGETPEGLFTRVAKALAQPEADKAHWQEVFLDMMASCQFMPNSPTLFNAGTGQGTLSACFVIPVEDTMSSIMKAATTSAMIQKFGGGIGYSFSKLRPRGSKIATTQGKACGAVAVLKMLSGLSDMITQGGKRHGANMGILSVSHPEILDFIHLKDTNKEAQNFNVSVAITDDFIRAVDQGKDWQLIDPRTKQVVRTLPANQIWNDIIDSAWKTGDPGLYFIDQANRHNPTPHLGNLDSTNPCGEVPLLAHEACNLGSINLAKFVHNGRVDYKGLEDLTRNATRFLDNVVTINMFPVQEVTDAVHATRKIGLGVMGWHDALIKMGIPYDSPQALGVADEVMRLINDTARETSFELARERGSYPACRESIPVRNATRTCIAPTGSISVIAGASSGIEPIFAVAFVKNVLDGKQLTEVNPYFEEIAKERGFYSKELMDEVARTGSVQKIDTVPQDVKALFKTALEIDYQTHVKMQAVFQKHTDLAVSKTINMPNSGTRDDIEQAYRMAFDLGCTGITIYRDGSKPTQVLEVKSSKPVLSAVEGKSADAKPAVVEAGRSSVTLTPRERPAHMTGVTDRVRTGHGNMYVTINFDDSDKAFEVFSTLGKSGGCESASLEAISRLISLALRSGVDPQAIVEQLRGITCVPAWDQGVLVGSPADAVALAMERRITGGLRSGHKQPVAAQLKLETKDPQAPKMLSNGNGHSRHDSKGSGLRCPHCNSGLVFQEGCLACLSCGWNKCE from the coding sequence ATGACCACACTGCAGCTCACTAAAAACGCTGAAATCGTCCTCAAGACCCGCTACCTTATAGGCGGCGAGACCCCGGAGGGCCTTTTCACCCGCGTCGCCAAAGCCCTGGCGCAGCCCGAGGCCGACAAAGCCCATTGGCAAGAGGTCTTCCTCGACATGATGGCCTCCTGCCAGTTCATGCCCAACTCTCCCACCCTCTTCAACGCCGGCACCGGCCAGGGCACCCTCTCCGCCTGCTTCGTCATCCCTGTGGAAGACACTATGTCCAGCATCATGAAAGCCGCCACCACCAGCGCCATGATCCAGAAGTTCGGCGGCGGCATCGGCTACAGCTTCTCCAAGCTGCGCCCTCGCGGCAGCAAAATCGCCACCACCCAGGGCAAGGCCTGCGGCGCCGTAGCCGTCCTCAAAATGCTCAGCGGCCTCAGCGACATGATTACCCAGGGCGGCAAGCGCCACGGCGCTAACATGGGCATCCTCAGCGTCTCCCATCCTGAAATCCTGGACTTCATCCACCTCAAGGACACCAACAAAGAGGCCCAGAACTTCAACGTCTCCGTGGCCATTACCGACGATTTTATCCGGGCCGTGGACCAGGGCAAGGACTGGCAGCTCATCGACCCCCGCACCAAGCAGGTGGTCCGCACCCTCCCTGCCAATCAGATCTGGAACGACATCATCGACTCCGCCTGGAAGACCGGCGACCCCGGCCTCTACTTCATTGACCAGGCCAACCGTCACAATCCCACCCCCCACCTGGGCAACCTGGACAGCACCAACCCCTGCGGCGAGGTCCCCCTCCTGGCCCACGAGGCCTGCAACCTGGGCTCCATCAACCTGGCCAAGTTCGTCCATAATGGCAGGGTGGACTACAAGGGGCTGGAGGACCTGACCCGCAACGCCACTCGATTCCTGGACAACGTGGTCACCATCAACATGTTCCCCGTCCAGGAGGTCACCGACGCCGTCCACGCCACCCGCAAGATTGGCCTGGGCGTCATGGGCTGGCACGATGCCCTTATTAAGATGGGCATCCCCTACGACTCGCCTCAAGCCCTGGGAGTCGCCGATGAGGTCATGCGGCTAATCAACGACACCGCCCGCGAGACCTCCTTCGAGCTGGCCCGCGAGCGGGGCTCCTACCCCGCCTGCCGAGAAAGCATCCCCGTCCGCAACGCCACCCGCACCTGCATCGCTCCCACCGGCAGCATCAGCGTCATCGCCGGCGCTTCCAGCGGCATAGAGCCTATCTTCGCCGTCGCCTTCGTCAAAAATGTCCTGGACGGCAAGCAGCTTACCGAGGTCAACCCCTACTTCGAGGAGATCGCCAAGGAGCGCGGCTTTTACAGCAAGGAGCTCATGGACGAAGTGGCGCGCACCGGCTCCGTCCAGAAGATCGACACCGTGCCCCAGGACGTGAAGGCCCTCTTCAAGACCGCCCTGGAAATTGACTACCAGACCCACGTTAAGATGCAGGCCGTCTTCCAGAAGCACACGGACCTGGCCGTCAGCAAGACCATCAATATGCCTAACTCCGGCACTCGCGACGACATTGAGCAAGCCTATCGAATGGCCTTCGACCTCGGCTGCACCGGCATCACCATCTATCGAGATGGCTCTAAGCCTACCCAGGTGTTGGAAGTCAAGTCCTCCAAGCCTGTCCTGAGCGCAGTCGAAGGAAAGTCCGCCGATGCCAAGCCCGCCGTCGTGGAAGCCGGCAGGTCCTCGGTGACTCTCACCCCCAGGGAGCGCCCCGCCCACATGACCGGCGTCACCGACCGCGTCCGCACCGGCCACGGCAACATGTACGTCACCATCAACTTTGACGACAGCGACAAGGCCTTCGAGGTCTTCTCCACCCTCGGCAAGTCGGGAGGCTGCGAGTCCGCCAGCCTGGAGGCCATATCCCGCCTCATCTCCCTGGCCCTCCGCTCTGGCGTCGACCCCCAGGCTATCGTCGAGCAGCTTCGCGGCATCACCTGCGTCCCCGCCTGGGACCAGGGCGTCCTGGTGGGTTCCCCCGCCGACGCCGTGGCCCTGGCCATGGAGCGTCGAATCACCGGCGGCCTGAGAAGCGGACACAAGCAGCCCGTGGCAGCCCAGCTTAAGTTGGAGACTAAGGACCCCCAGGCCCCCAAAATGCTGTCCAACGGCAACGGCCACAGCCGCCACGACTCCAAAGGCTCCGGCCTTCGATGCCCCCACTGCAACTCCGGCCTGGTCTTCCAGGAAGGATGCCTGGCCTGCCTCTCCTGCGGCTGGAACAAATGTGAGTAG
- a CDS encoding methyltransferase domain-containing protein — MESIPRPCRILDVGGNQSFWENMGMVREPGMEFHIVNLSVGPSRYPNVTCGVGDGRDMRQFRDGEFDVVFSNSVLEHVGGLSDQTRMAQEVRRVGQRYFLQTPNRYFPVEPHYLTPFFQFMPRGLQRGVAGSVKLGWFGKESVGTIRLVTKGELSRMFPGATILPEKFKGLNKSYMVFDGWGYPRDIDRQSSV, encoded by the coding sequence ATGGAATCTATACCGAGGCCGTGCAGGATTTTGGATGTAGGTGGTAATCAGAGTTTCTGGGAAAATATGGGTATGGTCCGGGAACCTGGAATGGAGTTCCACATCGTGAACCTGTCCGTTGGTCCATCCAGGTATCCAAATGTGACATGCGGTGTTGGCGATGGCAGGGATATGAGGCAGTTCAGGGACGGAGAGTTTGATGTCGTGTTTTCGAACTCAGTGCTGGAACACGTGGGCGGGCTGTCGGACCAGACGCGAATGGCGCAGGAGGTCAGGCGCGTGGGCCAGCGGTATTTCCTGCAGACGCCAAATCGGTACTTCCCGGTGGAGCCGCACTACCTGACACCGTTTTTTCAGTTTATGCCGCGGGGCCTGCAAAGGGGCGTGGCGGGCAGCGTAAAGCTGGGCTGGTTTGGCAAAGAGTCAGTGGGAACGATACGGTTAGTGACCAAGGGGGAGCTGAGCCGGATGTTTCCTGGGGCGACTATTCTGCCGGAGAAGTTCAAGGGGCTGAATAAGTCCTATATGGTGTTTGACGGGTGGGGATACCCTAGGGATATTGACCGTCAGTCCTCGGTGTAG
- a CDS encoding DUF4389 domain-containing protein: MDTLATKQYPAKIRGQLEEPISSWLFLIKWLLLLPHWVLLIFLYIGFIFSWLGSMIAIAFTGKYPRALFDYNVGVIRWGWRVGFYSYQAMGTNKYPPFSLQPLDSYPADITIDYPEKLHRGVVLIKWWLLALPHYAVVALLVGGAGYRFGGLQILLVLFATVGNLFNKSYPKDLWELVMGINHLVYRVFAYAALTTDEYPPFRLGE; the protein is encoded by the coding sequence ATGGACACCCTTGCTACGAAGCAGTATCCCGCTAAGATTCGCGGCCAGCTTGAGGAGCCTATCAGTAGCTGGCTCTTTCTCATAAAGTGGCTCCTTCTGCTTCCCCATTGGGTACTCCTTATCTTTCTCTACATCGGCTTCATCTTTAGCTGGCTCGGCTCCATGATCGCCATCGCCTTCACCGGCAAATACCCCCGCGCCCTCTTCGACTACAACGTCGGCGTCATACGATGGGGCTGGCGCGTCGGCTTCTACAGCTACCAGGCCATGGGCACCAACAAGTACCCGCCCTTCTCCCTTCAGCCCCTGGACTCCTACCCCGCCGACATCACCATCGACTACCCCGAAAAGCTCCACCGAGGTGTTGTCCTCATCAAGTGGTGGCTCCTGGCCCTGCCCCACTACGCCGTCGTCGCCTTGCTTGTCGGCGGCGCCGGCTATCGATTTGGCGGCCTGCAAATCCTCCTGGTCCTATTCGCCACCGTCGGCAACCTCTTCAACAAGTCCTACCCCAAAGACCTCTGGGAACTCGTTATGGGCATCAACCACTTAGTCTACCGCGTCTTCGCCTACGCCGCCCTCACCACCGACGAATACCCACCCTTTAGGCTGGGGGAGTAG
- a CDS encoding leucyl aminopeptidase, translated as MPNIIDIKVIRDDVTKVKTPALIVNLFDGVKNPGGATGAVDKALGGAITQLIADGEIKGKSGELTLIHTFGKIGPARVLVAGLGKQDKFTANTAREVIGSAARFLRGKGVTSACTIAHGAGIAGLDPKAAGQAIAEGAILGIYRFREYLANNGDSKDLNDLTIVEGDAAKIQALKDGVTLGKTISEGVCLSRDMANEPANAMTPTRMAQIARQVADAEGLEVDILERKDMEALGMGALVGVAKGSHQPPKLIVLKYKGDPSNPDSVLGFVGKGITFDTGGISLKPALGMENMKGDMTGGASVIGTMKVLAKLRPKINVTGIIPATENMPGGEAQRPGDVVRAMNGKTIEVINTDAEGRLILSDAMCYAREKCGVTRIVDIATLTGAIVISLGRVCTGVFGNNQEWTDKVMASGNGVGERVWQLPMFDEYKDALKSNVADMMNVAGNRDAGSIVAAKFLSEFAGDTPWVHLDIAGTYRSEGDKGWQVKGSTGGPVRTLVNLALSEAK; from the coding sequence ATGCCCAACATCATCGATATCAAAGTCATCCGCGACGACGTCACCAAGGTTAAGACCCCCGCCCTTATCGTCAATCTCTTCGACGGCGTCAAGAATCCCGGCGGCGCCACCGGCGCTGTCGACAAAGCCCTGGGCGGCGCCATTACCCAGCTTATTGCCGACGGCGAAATCAAGGGCAAAAGCGGCGAGCTAACCCTTATCCACACCTTCGGCAAAATCGGCCCCGCGCGAGTCCTCGTCGCCGGCCTCGGCAAACAGGACAAGTTCACAGCCAACACTGCCCGCGAGGTGATAGGCAGCGCCGCCCGATTCCTTCGAGGCAAAGGCGTCACCTCCGCCTGCACCATTGCCCACGGCGCGGGCATCGCCGGCCTCGACCCCAAGGCCGCCGGCCAAGCCATCGCTGAAGGCGCCATCCTCGGTATATACCGCTTCCGCGAGTACCTCGCCAATAACGGCGACTCCAAAGACTTGAACGATCTCACCATTGTGGAAGGCGACGCCGCCAAGATTCAGGCCCTCAAAGACGGCGTGACCCTGGGCAAGACCATCTCGGAAGGCGTCTGCCTCTCCCGCGACATGGCCAACGAGCCCGCCAATGCTATGACACCCACCCGCATGGCCCAGATTGCCCGCCAGGTCGCCGATGCCGAAGGCCTGGAAGTGGACATCCTGGAGCGCAAGGACATGGAGGCCCTGGGCATGGGCGCGTTAGTAGGCGTCGCCAAGGGCAGCCACCAGCCTCCCAAACTCATCGTCCTCAAATACAAGGGCGACCCTTCCAATCCCGACAGCGTCCTGGGCTTCGTCGGCAAAGGCATCACCTTCGACACCGGCGGCATCTCCCTCAAGCCCGCCCTGGGCATGGAGAACATGAAGGGCGACATGACCGGCGGCGCCTCGGTCATCGGCACCATGAAGGTCCTGGCCAAGCTTCGACCCAAAATCAATGTCACCGGCATCATTCCCGCCACCGAAAACATGCCCGGCGGCGAGGCCCAGCGCCCGGGCGACGTGGTCCGCGCCATGAACGGCAAGACCATCGAGGTTATCAACACCGACGCCGAGGGCCGCCTAATCCTCTCCGACGCCATGTGCTACGCCCGCGAGAAGTGCGGCGTCACCCGCATTGTCGACATCGCAACCCTCACCGGTGCCATCGTCATATCCCTGGGCCGGGTCTGCACCGGCGTTTTCGGCAACAATCAGGAATGGACGGACAAGGTCATGGCCTCGGGCAACGGCGTCGGCGAGCGCGTCTGGCAGCTCCCCATGTTCGACGAGTACAAAGACGCCCTCAAGAGCAACGTTGCCGACATGATGAACGTGGCCGGCAATCGAGACGCCGGCTCCATTGTCGCCGCCAAGTTCCTCTCCGAATTCGCCGGCGACACCCCCTGGGTCCACCTCGACATCGCCGGCACCTACCGCAGTGAGGGTGACAAAGGCTGGCAGGTCAAAGGCTCCACCGGCGGCCCCGTCCGCACCCTGGTCAACCTGGCCTTAAGTGAGGCAAAGTAA
- a CDS encoding YggT family protein has translation MSWVSPMGQSNNIFVNLVYQLTEPILAPLRKVIPRVGLFDFTPMIAIIVLGIIAEIFRQAAG, from the coding sequence ATGTCCTGGGTCAGCCCCATGGGCCAGTCCAACAACATATTCGTAAACCTCGTATACCAGCTCACCGAACCTATCCTGGCCCCCCTCCGCAAAGTCATACCCCGCGTCGGCCTCTTTGACTTCACTCCTATGATCGCTATCATCGTCCTGGGCATCATCGCGGAAATCTTCAGACAGGCCGCCGGTTAA
- a CDS encoding DegV family protein translates to MVLQRRLAIVTDSSCCLPKDLQETCGLFVVPHQLVIGGRASLDGVDIDPVRFYQMQRRGVTATTSGPSPNAFLQAFLKAGALCKQVLCLTLSPRFSATTFDSAQIAARMAKDESPSLDVRVMDTQAAAGAQGLMALGAARLAWQGASLDQTAARVEALMPKVQLLAFLDTLQYLGKSGKIPKVAAWAGSLLGFKPLTEMSQGEARLIAKPRSRAKAMEQMLQTACQRLNGKPAHVNIMHAAAPDDARELRLRAQASINCLEVFISEFTPVMGAHTGPGLLGLAFYTED, encoded by the coding sequence TTGGTTCTCCAGCGTCGCCTAGCCATAGTCACCGACAGCAGCTGCTGCCTCCCTAAAGACCTCCAGGAGACCTGCGGGCTTTTTGTCGTCCCCCATCAGCTCGTCATCGGCGGCCGCGCCTCTCTGGACGGCGTGGACATCGATCCTGTGCGCTTTTACCAAATGCAGCGCCGCGGCGTTACCGCCACCACTTCCGGCCCCTCTCCTAACGCCTTCCTCCAGGCCTTCCTCAAAGCCGGCGCTCTATGCAAACAAGTCCTCTGCCTGACCCTGTCCCCACGATTCAGCGCCACCACCTTCGACTCCGCCCAGATCGCCGCCCGAATGGCTAAAGACGAATCGCCCTCCTTGGATGTGCGCGTGATGGATACCCAGGCCGCCGCCGGCGCCCAGGGCCTCATGGCCCTGGGCGCCGCCCGCCTAGCGTGGCAGGGCGCAAGCCTTGACCAGACCGCCGCCAGGGTGGAAGCCCTTATGCCAAAGGTCCAGCTTTTAGCCTTTCTGGACACCCTCCAATACCTGGGAAAAAGCGGCAAGATTCCAAAAGTGGCCGCCTGGGCCGGCTCCCTCCTGGGCTTCAAACCCCTCACCGAGATGAGCCAGGGCGAGGCCCGCCTCATCGCCAAACCTAGAAGCCGCGCCAAAGCAATGGAGCAGATGCTTCAGACCGCCTGCCAGCGCCTGAACGGCAAGCCCGCCCACGTTAACATCATGCACGCCGCCGCTCCCGACGATGCACGAGAGTTGCGTCTTCGTGCCCAGGCCTCCATCAACTGCCTGGAAGTCTTTATCAGCGAATTCACACCCGTCATGGGCGCCCACACCGGCCCGGGCCTCCTGGGCCTCGCCTTCTACACCGAGGACTGA
- a CDS encoding acyl-CoA dehydrogenase — MDFRLTREQEEIVARAEGVAREGLEPRAAEVDARATHPVEGWREVWKAGLLATTVPKSYGGLGLDMLTYVMVIEKLAWGCANTAMTVHMHSIVQKYIDQLGSAEQKASFYPDVVEHGRLFGSWGSEPSRRGGSGVANTILSPRDDGYVINGPKHFCTMAGGAYRYMIHCAMEGYQAEKSATMALVPRDSPGLTITGGWDTLGMRGTVSPSVTFEECPVRKECVLGKPGDSERAGLGLHFAMGYAAVFIGAAQRALDYTKEFVKKNRFDPDPAPMSHNSIIQRHVAEMGLVVESARLVMHESAYRWPEGPDPLLMLTLGSRAKNRATEAALMVTSRALQVCGGRVAHKRYPLERLFRDVRTCTLMPPNADRTLEVVGRAELGLLEGVMEERYRV; from the coding sequence ATGGATTTCAGGCTGACGAGGGAGCAGGAAGAAATCGTCGCCAGGGCGGAGGGGGTGGCAAGGGAGGGGCTGGAGCCTCGCGCGGCGGAGGTGGACGCCCGGGCGACGCATCCCGTGGAGGGGTGGCGAGAGGTGTGGAAGGCGGGGCTGCTGGCCACCACGGTACCGAAGTCGTACGGCGGGTTGGGGCTGGACATGCTGACCTACGTCATGGTCATCGAAAAGCTGGCGTGGGGCTGCGCCAACACGGCCATGACGGTGCACATGCACTCGATAGTGCAGAAGTATATCGACCAGTTAGGGTCGGCGGAGCAGAAGGCGTCGTTTTATCCTGACGTGGTGGAGCACGGGAGGCTGTTTGGGAGCTGGGGGAGCGAGCCGTCGAGGCGGGGAGGGTCGGGCGTCGCGAACACGATTTTGAGTCCTCGTGATGATGGCTATGTGATCAACGGGCCGAAGCATTTTTGCACCATGGCGGGTGGGGCCTACCGGTACATGATCCATTGCGCCATGGAGGGGTACCAGGCGGAGAAGAGTGCGACTATGGCGCTGGTCCCCAGGGACAGTCCTGGGCTGACGATTACGGGGGGCTGGGACACACTAGGGATGCGGGGGACGGTAAGCCCCAGCGTAACCTTTGAGGAGTGCCCGGTGAGGAAGGAGTGCGTGCTGGGCAAGCCAGGGGACAGCGAGAGGGCGGGGCTGGGGCTGCATTTCGCCATGGGGTACGCGGCGGTGTTCATTGGGGCGGCGCAGCGGGCGCTGGACTACACCAAGGAGTTCGTAAAGAAGAACAGGTTCGACCCGGACCCGGCGCCTATGTCCCACAACTCGATTATTCAGCGGCACGTGGCGGAGATGGGGCTGGTGGTGGAGTCGGCGAGGCTGGTGATGCATGAGTCGGCGTATCGGTGGCCGGAGGGGCCGGACCCGCTGCTAATGCTAACGCTGGGGAGCCGGGCTAAGAACCGGGCGACGGAGGCGGCGCTGATGGTGACGTCTCGCGCATTGCAGGTGTGCGGGGGGCGGGTGGCGCATAAGAGGTACCCGCTGGAGCGGCTGTTTCGTGACGTGCGGACGTGCACGCTGATGCCGCCGAACGCGGACCGGACGCTGGAGGTGGTGGGGAGGGCGGAGCTAGGGCTGCTGGAGGGGGTGATGGAGGAGAGGTATAGGGTGTAG
- a CDS encoding ATP-binding protein, protein MHHNPAMPSDLSILQSALADLPPPAPRPILVLVCGLPGSGKSYFTRRLIEEVPLACVQSDVMRKALFPRPIYSEQESARLFPALHLLIHRLLQRRIPVLFDATNLNERNRAPLYRLTDELDAKLFIVFTTAPQNVIKARLDTREKGSLEAACSDASWTVYLKMLPGVQLPKRDHLLVDTSKDITPTVEKLAHRLREVLPLT, encoded by the coding sequence ATGCATCATAACCCCGCCATGCCCTCCGACCTCTCCATCCTCCAATCCGCCCTCGCCGACCTCCCGCCACCGGCCCCCAGGCCCATCCTCGTCCTCGTCTGCGGCCTCCCCGGCAGCGGCAAGTCCTACTTCACCCGACGCCTCATCGAAGAAGTCCCCCTCGCCTGCGTCCAGTCCGACGTTATGCGCAAGGCCCTCTTCCCCCGTCCCATATACTCGGAACAGGAAAGCGCCCGCCTCTTCCCGGCCCTCCACCTCCTCATCCACCGCCTCCTCCAGCGCCGCATCCCTGTCCTTTTCGACGCCACCAACCTTAACGAGCGCAACCGCGCACCCCTCTACCGCCTCACCGACGAGCTGGATGCAAAACTCTTCATCGTCTTCACCACCGCCCCTCAGAATGTGATCAAAGCCCGCCTCGATACACGCGAAAAGGGCAGCCTGGAAGCCGCCTGCTCTGACGCCAGCTGGACCGTTTATCTAAAAATGCTCCCCGGCGTCCAACTCCCCAAGCGGGATCACCTGCTGGTGGACACTTCTAAAGACATCACACCGACTGTAGAAAAACTGGCTCATCGACTGCGAGAAGTCTTGCCTTTGACCTAA
- a CDS encoding PadR family transcriptional regulator, with amino-acid sequence MSQKEMLKGNTETLLLSIIAREPMHGYRIVREIESRSRGYFQFKEGTLYPALHRLEAGGLIRGDWGQGVNHTSRRYYAITAKGRRVLEQRLEEWRRFADAVNMVMPALDSQPAS; translated from the coding sequence ATGTCGCAAAAAGAGATGCTGAAGGGCAACACGGAGACCCTTCTTCTATCCATCATCGCCCGGGAGCCTATGCACGGCTACCGCATAGTCCGCGAGATCGAAAGCCGCAGCCGCGGCTACTTCCAATTCAAGGAAGGCACCCTCTATCCCGCCCTCCACCGCCTGGAGGCCGGCGGCCTCATCCGCGGAGACTGGGGCCAGGGCGTCAACCACACCTCGCGACGCTACTACGCTATCACCGCCAAAGGCCGGCGAGTCCTGGAGCAGCGCCTTGAGGAGTGGCGCCGCTTCGCCGACGCCGTCAACATGGTCATGCCAGCGCTAGATTCCCAGCCCGCTTCCTGA
- a CDS encoding TrkA family potassium uptake protein → MAVRSVLILGLGPFGGQLAVELTSFGYEVLGVDNDEDKVAEISDSISKAVQGDVTSPGLWRDLPVKDIDIAIVAFSYNMADNIQTVVLLKKAGVPRIIAKSENEFHAEVLRSLGVSAVLEPYRDSVARAVHMMGTNLVDYLPVYKDFGVAIVKANSKLKGLTVQKLYDKYKATTLILRRGDKIIEEPSDHENISDGDILVISARDRDLHELPGVEARPDDRDKNGHT, encoded by the coding sequence ATGGCCGTAAGAAGCGTTCTTATACTCGGCCTCGGCCCCTTCGGAGGCCAGTTGGCCGTCGAGCTGACCAGCTTCGGTTATGAGGTCTTGGGTGTCGACAATGATGAGGACAAGGTGGCTGAAATCTCTGACTCCATCAGCAAGGCCGTCCAGGGCGACGTTACCAGCCCCGGCCTCTGGCGCGACCTCCCAGTCAAAGACATCGATATCGCTATCGTCGCCTTCAGCTACAACATGGCCGACAACATCCAGACCGTGGTGCTGCTGAAAAAGGCCGGCGTGCCGCGCATCATCGCCAAGTCGGAAAACGAGTTCCACGCCGAGGTCCTGCGTAGCCTGGGCGTCTCCGCCGTCCTGGAGCCTTACAGGGACAGCGTGGCCCGCGCCGTCCACATGATGGGCACCAACCTGGTGGACTACCTTCCCGTGTACAAAGACTTCGGCGTCGCCATCGTCAAGGCCAACTCCAAGCTAAAGGGCCTCACCGTCCAGAAGCTCTACGACAAATACAAAGCCACCACCCTGATCCTGCGACGCGGCGACAAGATCATTGAGGAGCCGTCCGACCACGAAAACATCTCCGACGGCGACATCCTGGTCATCTCCGCCCGTGACCGCGACCTGCATGAGCTTCCCGGCGTCGAGGCCCGCCCCGACGACAGGGACAAAAACGGCCACACGTAG